The genomic window CGAGTGCCTGCGCGGACGGCGCCGCTTGGCCAGGGCCTGCCCCTCGGCGGCGTCCGGGTCGTACTCCCCGTCGCCCTCCGGGCCGCGCACGGCCCTGCCCGAGCGCGGCAGACCGTCGCGCCACTGCTCGTCGTCGCCCTCGCCTTCCTCGCCGGGTACGTACACCGGGTCGAGGATGCCCAGCCGTTCGCCGAGCTGCCGCAGACGCCGCGGGATGGCGTTGACCGGGGTGGCGGTGACGACGAGGAGCCCGAAGACGGTCAGGAGGAGGAGCAGCGGAACCGCGAGGACCTCACCCATCGTGAAGACGAGCGGCTGCGAGGCGGCCCAGCCGATCAGCCCGCCCGCATCCTGCATCGCGGCCGTGCCGTCCTCGCGGCCCGGCGAGCCGCAGGCGATGTGGACCTGGCCGAGCACTCCCACGACGAGGGCCGAGAGCCCGATCACGATGCGGCCGTTGGCCTCGGGCTTCTCGGGATAGAGGATCAGCCGTACGGCGACGGCGCCCAGCAGTATCGGCAGCAGCAGGTCGAGGCGTCCGAACGCCCCGGTGACGAGCATCTCGACCAGGTCGCCGACGGGCCCCTTGAGGTGCGACCAGGTGCCCGCGGCCACGACGAGGGCGAGTCCGAGGAGCAGGAGGGCGAGGCCGTCCTTGCGGTGTGCGGGGTCAAGTCCCTTCGCACCGCGCCCTATGGAGCGGAAGACCGCGCCCACGCCGTGCGCCGTGCCGAGCCAGAGCGCGCGGACGAGCCGGTACAGCCCCCCGGTGGGCGACGGTGCGGGCTTGGCCACGGGCCTCTTCACCGCCGCCTTGCGGGCGGGGGCTTTCTTCGCGGGCACCGTCTTCTTCGCCGCCGCCTTCTTGACTGGCGCGGCTTTCTTCGCCGGCCCCTGGGTACGGCCGGCGCGCTTCGCGGTGCCCGCCGTACCCAGGGAACCCTTGCCGGACGTACGTGAGGCCATGTGACTGAGGTTACCGGTGTCGACGCCGGTGGACACGTGTGCCTACCGCTTCACCCGTCCGTGTCGCCTTGCGCAAGCGCTCGACTGACGTGCCGTCACCAGTCGCAGGTCAGCTCTGGGTGGGCAGTGCGGCCGTGGACCCGCCCGTGCCCGGCTCGAGAGCGTCCAGCGCGCGGCGCAGCCCGGTGAGCTTGCGCTCCAGATGGGCCGCCGTCGCCACGGCGGCGGCGTCGGCCGAATCGTCGTCCAACTGCTTGGAGAGCGCCTCGGCCTGCTCCTCTACGGCGGCGAGCCGCGCCGAGAGCTCGGCGAGGAGGCCGGCCGGTTCCTTCTCGTCGGCGCCCTGATGCGTGCCGCCTTCGAGCTGGAGCCTCAGCAGCGCCGCCTGCTCGCGCAGCTGGCAGTTCTTCATGTAGAGCTCGACGAAGACCGAGACCTTGGCGCGGAGCACCCAGGGGTCGAACGGCTTCGAGATGTAGTCCACCGCACCCGCCGCGTATCCCCGGAAGGTGTGGTGCGGACCGTGGTTGATCGCCGTCAGGAAGATGATCGGGATGTCCCGGGTCCGCTCCCGCCGCTTGATGTGCGCGGCCGTCTCGAATCCATCCATCCCCGGCATCTGCACGTCCAGCAGAATGACCGCGAAATCGTCCGTGAGCAGCGCCTTGAGCGCTTCCTCCCCTGACGATGCCCTCACCAGTGTCTGATCGAGCGCAGAGAGGATGGCCTCCAGCGCCAGCAGATTCTCCGGCCGGTCATCGACCAGGAGGATCTTGGCCTTCTGCACCATGGCCCGCCCTCCTCGCCCCGGCATCGCACCGGGTTCCGCCCCAGGGGACGACTCCCTTACGCCGTCCGTCCTTGTGCCGGTCATGGTAGCTGCACCCCACCCATCACCACACCCTGTCACCGAGATGTCACTGTGCACACAGCGAAAACGCGGTCGAAGACCAGAAGGTTCCCCGGAATCCGCTCGCTCACACCCCTCGGGGAGGTGCCGGCCACGGACACCGGGGAGCCGGTCCCGGGCCCGTCACTCGCCGTGCATCCACGTCTCCATCACGGACAGCAGGTGATCGGAATCCACCGGCTTGGTCACGTAGTCCGAGGCCCCGCAGTCGATCGCCTTCTCACGGTCCCCCTTCATCGCCTTCGCGGTCAGCGCGACGATCGGAAGGCCGGCGAACTGCGGCATCCTCCGGATCGCCGTGGTCGTGGCGTAACCGTCCATCTCGGGCATCATGATGTCCATCAGGACGATCGTCACATCGTCGTGCTGCTCGAGGACCTCGATCCCCTCGCGCCCGTTCTCCGCGTACAGCACCGAGAGCCCGTGCTGCTCCAGCACGCTGGTCAGGGCGAAGACGTTGCGGATGTCGTCGTCGACGATCAGCACCTT from Streptomyces sp. NBC_01341 includes these protein-coding regions:
- a CDS encoding response regulator codes for the protein MVQKAKILLVDDRPENLLALEAILSALDQTLVRASSGEEALKALLTDDFAVILLDVQMPGMDGFETAAHIKRRERTRDIPIIFLTAINHGPHHTFRGYAAGAVDYISKPFDPWVLRAKVSVFVELYMKNCQLREQAALLRLQLEGGTHQGADEKEPAGLLAELSARLAAVEEQAEALSKQLDDDSADAAAVATAAHLERKLTGLRRALDALEPGTGGSTAALPTQS